The DNA region TCAACACTTGGGTGAATAATTCCTTTTTGTCCCACAGTTACCTCTACAAGGCTAAACCCTGCGGCATCAGCACTTCCAACGCTAATTTCTGGCGTATGTTTAAGTTCATACTCTGTAGGATTTTTAGGGTCTTTGAAGTCGTAGTCGTTTTTATTAACAATAAGCTTCTCATCATAGGCAACCGCGCCTGTAGCCAATAAAGAAGCACCTGCTAAAACTTTCATCGCATCACGTCGTTCCATGTTGACTCCTCTTAAGATGTGACAAAAGTATAATATTTTTATTCTTAAATTTAAATATATTTCGCCATTTTAAGCAAAAAAAAAGCTTTACATGTAAAGAACCTACGCGTTCAGTTTCTCACCGCATTGCATACAAAAGTGCGCTGTGTGCTCATGACCACTGTGCCCACAGGCTCCACACGCCCTTCCATCGCCTCTTTTTTGCAATGAAGCGGCAAGTTCAGCGGTATAGATTCCCGTAGGCACAGCAATGATGCCATAACCAATCAAAATCAACACCGAGGCAAAAAATTGCC from Sulfurospirillum tamanense includes:
- a CDS encoding desulfoferrodoxin family protein, producing the protein MERRDAMKVLAGASLLATGAVAYDEKLIVNKNDYDFKDPKNPTEYELKHTPEISVGSADAAGFSLVEVTVGQKGIIHPSVDNHWVYQVELFAGDKRVGVVDLEPTVSRGYLAARVQLKEVKTLRAIARCNLHGNFSATLTV